One stretch of Equus caballus isolate H_3958 breed thoroughbred chromosome 24, TB-T2T, whole genome shotgun sequence DNA includes these proteins:
- the ABCD4 gene encoding lysosomal cobalamin transporter ABCD4 isoform X2 → MAVPGPAPRAGARPKLDLQFLQRFLQIQKVLFPFWSSQNALMFLTLLCVALLEQLVIYQVGLIPSQYYGVLGNKDLDGFKTLTFLAVVLIVLNSMLKSFDQFICNLLYVSWRKDLTEHLHHLYFRGRVYYTLNVLRDDVDNPDQRISQDVERFCRQLSSMASKLIISPFTLVYYTYQCFQSTGWLGPVSIFGYFILGTIVNKILMGPIVVKLVQQEKLEGDFRFKHMQIRVNAEPAAFFRAGHVEHMRTNRRLQTLLQTQRELMSKELWLYIGVNTFDYLGSILSYVVIAIPIFSGVYGDLSPTELSTLVSKNAFVCIYLISCFTRLIDLSTTLSDVAGYTHRIGELQETLLDMSLKSQDGELVDESEWDLDRAPGWPAAEPTDTAFLLERVFISAPSSNKPLIKDLSLKISEGQSLLITGNTGTGKTSLLRVLGGLWASTRGSVQMLTDFGPHGVLFLPQKPFFTDGTLREQVIYPLKEIYPDSGSTDDERIMRFLELAGLSSLVARTEGLDQQVDWNWYDVLSPGEMQRLSFARLFYLQPKYAVLDEATSALTEEVESELYRIGQQLGMTFISVGHRHSLVKFHSLVLKLCGEGRWELTRIKVE, encoded by the exons ATGGCGGTCCCAGGGCCCGCGCCCCGTGCAGGCGCCAG GCCCAAGTTAGATCTGCAATTTCTCCAGCGGTTCCTACAGATACAGAAGGTTTTGTTTCCCTTTTGGTCATCACAGAATGCCTTGATGTTCCTGACCCTTCTGTGTGTGGCCCTACTGG aACAACTGGTGATCTACCAGGTTGGCTTGATCCCCAGTCAGTACTACGGCGTCCTGGGAAATAAAGACTTGGATGGGTTTAAGACCTTGACATTCCTGGCTGTTGTGCTCATCGTTCTCAACTCCATG CTGAAGAGCTTCGACCAGTTCATCTGCAACCTGCTGTATGTGAGCTGGAGGAAGGACCTCACCGAGCACCTCCACCACCTCTACTTCCGGGGCCGCGTGTACTACACCCTCAACGTGCTGCGGGATGACGTCGATAACCC GGACCAGCGCATCAGCCAGGACGTGGAGCGGTTCTGCCGGCAGCTCAGCAGCATGGCCAGCAAGCTGATCATCTCCCCCTTCACGCTCGTCTACTACACCTATCAGTGCTTCCAAAG CACAGGCTGGCTAGGGCCTGTGAGCATCTTCGGGTATTTCATCCTGGGAACCATAGTGAACAAGATATTGATGGGGCCCATTGTGGTGAAGCTGGTGCAGCAGGAGAAGCTGGAGGGGGATTTCAG GTTCAAGCACATGCAGATCCGGGTGAATGCCGAGCCTGCTGCTTTCTTCAG AGCTGGGCATGTGGAGCATATGAGGACAAACCGCAGGCTGCAGACACTCCTTCAGACCCAGAGGGAGCTGATGTCCAAGGAGCTCTGGCTGTACA TTGGTGTCAACACGTTTGACTATCTGGGCAGCATCTTAAGTTATGTTGTGATCGCCATCCCCATTTTCAGTGGCGTCTACGGAGACCTGAGCCCCACAGAGCTCAGCACCCTGGTCAGCAAG AATGCCTTTGTGTGCATTTACCTCATCAGCTGCTTCACCCGACTCATCGACCTCTCCACCACGCTCTCGGACGTGGCTGGTTACACACACAG GATCGGGGAGCTTCAGGAGACCTTGCTGGACATGTCCCTGAAGTCACAGGATGGTGAGCTCGTGGACGAGAGCGAGTGGGACTTGGACAG GGCCCCGGGATGGCCAGCAGCAGAGCCAACAGACACAGCTTTTCTCCTTGAGCGGGTCTTCATCTCTGCCCCCTCCTCTAACAAGCCCTTAATCAAGGACCTGAGCCTGAAGATCTCTGAGGGGCAGAGCCTGCTCATCACAGGCAACACAGGCACCGGCAAGACCTCCTTGCTCCGGGTTCTGGGCGGCCTCTGGGCGAGTACACGGG GCTCAGTGCAGATGCTGACCGACTTTGGACCCCATGGGGTGTTGTTCCTGCCACAAAAGCCATTCTTCACTGACGGGACCCTTCGGGAGCAG GTGATATATCCCCTGAAGGAGATCTACCCGGACTCAG GTTCTACTGATGACGAGAGGATCATGAGGTTCTTGGAGTTGGCAGGCCTG TCCAGCTTGGTGGCCAGGACAGAGGGTCTGGACCAGCAGGTTGATTGGAACTG GTATGATGTTCTGTCCCCAGGGGAGATGCAGAGGCTCTCCTTTGCCCGGCTCTTCTACCTGCAGCCGAAGTACGCAG TGCTTGATGAAGCCACCAGTGCCCTGACCGAGGAGGTGGAGAGTGAACTCTACCGCATCGGCCAGCAGCTGGGCATGACATTCATCAGCGTGGGACATCGGCACAGCCTTGTAAAG TTTCACTCCTTGGTTCTGAAACTCTGTGGAGAAGGAAGGTGGGAACTGACCAGAATCAAAGTGGAGTGA
- the ABCD4 gene encoding lysosomal cobalamin transporter ABCD4 isoform X6 has translation MGPIVVKLVQQEKLEGDFRFKHMQIRVNAEPAAFFRAGHVEHMRTNRRLQTLLQTQRELMSKELWLYIGVNTFDYLGSILSYVVIAIPIFSGVYGDLSPTELSTLVSKNAFVCIYLISCFTRLIDLSTTLSDVAGYTHRIGELQETLLDMSLKSQDGELVDESEWDLDRAPGWPAAEPTDTAFLLERVFISAPSSNKPLIKDLSLKISEGQSLLITGNTGTGKTSLLRVLGGLWASTRGSVQMLTDFGPHGVLFLPQKPFFTDGTLREQVIYPLKEIYPDSGSTDDERIMRFLELAGLSSLVARTEGLDQQVDWNWYDVLSPGEMQRLSFARLFYLQPKYAVLDEATSALTEEVESELYRIGQQLGMTFISVGHRHSLVKFHSLVLKLCGEGRWELTRIKVE, from the exons ATGGGGCCCATTGTGGTGAAGCTGGTGCAGCAGGAGAAGCTGGAGGGGGATTTCAG GTTCAAGCACATGCAGATCCGGGTGAATGCCGAGCCTGCTGCTTTCTTCAG AGCTGGGCATGTGGAGCATATGAGGACAAACCGCAGGCTGCAGACACTCCTTCAGACCCAGAGGGAGCTGATGTCCAAGGAGCTCTGGCTGTACA TTGGTGTCAACACGTTTGACTATCTGGGCAGCATCTTAAGTTATGTTGTGATCGCCATCCCCATTTTCAGTGGCGTCTACGGAGACCTGAGCCCCACAGAGCTCAGCACCCTGGTCAGCAAG AATGCCTTTGTGTGCATTTACCTCATCAGCTGCTTCACCCGACTCATCGACCTCTCCACCACGCTCTCGGACGTGGCTGGTTACACACACAG GATCGGGGAGCTTCAGGAGACCTTGCTGGACATGTCCCTGAAGTCACAGGATGGTGAGCTCGTGGACGAGAGCGAGTGGGACTTGGACAG GGCCCCGGGATGGCCAGCAGCAGAGCCAACAGACACAGCTTTTCTCCTTGAGCGGGTCTTCATCTCTGCCCCCTCCTCTAACAAGCCCTTAATCAAGGACCTGAGCCTGAAGATCTCTGAGGGGCAGAGCCTGCTCATCACAGGCAACACAGGCACCGGCAAGACCTCCTTGCTCCGGGTTCTGGGCGGCCTCTGGGCGAGTACACGGG GCTCAGTGCAGATGCTGACCGACTTTGGACCCCATGGGGTGTTGTTCCTGCCACAAAAGCCATTCTTCACTGACGGGACCCTTCGGGAGCAG GTGATATATCCCCTGAAGGAGATCTACCCGGACTCAG GTTCTACTGATGACGAGAGGATCATGAGGTTCTTGGAGTTGGCAGGCCTG TCCAGCTTGGTGGCCAGGACAGAGGGTCTGGACCAGCAGGTTGATTGGAACTG GTATGATGTTCTGTCCCCAGGGGAGATGCAGAGGCTCTCCTTTGCCCGGCTCTTCTACCTGCAGCCGAAGTACGCAG TGCTTGATGAAGCCACCAGTGCCCTGACCGAGGAGGTGGAGAGTGAACTCTACCGCATCGGCCAGCAGCTGGGCATGACATTCATCAGCGTGGGACATCGGCACAGCCTTGTAAAG TTTCACTCCTTGGTTCTGAAACTCTGTGGAGAAGGAAGGTGGGAACTGACCAGAATCAAAGTGGAGTGA
- the ABCD4 gene encoding lysosomal cobalamin transporter ABCD4 isoform X4 produces the protein MASKLIISPFTLVYYTYQCFQSTGWLGPVSIFGYFILGTIVNKILMGPIVVKLVQQEKLEGDFRFKHMQIRVNAEPAAFFRAGHVEHMRTNRRLQTLLQTQRELMSKELWLYIGVNTFDYLGSILSYVVIAIPIFSGVYGDLSPTELSTLVSKNAFVCIYLISCFTRLIDLSTTLSDVAGYTHRIGELQETLLDMSLKSQDGELVDESEWDLDRAPGWPAAEPTDTAFLLERVFISAPSSNKPLIKDLSLKISEGQSLLITGNTGTGKTSLLRVLGGLWASTRGSVQMLTDFGPHGVLFLPQKPFFTDGTLREQVIYPLKEIYPDSGSTDDERIMRFLELAGLSSLVARTEGLDQQVDWNWYDVLSPGEMQRLSFARLFYLQPKYAVLDEATSALTEEVESELYRIGQQLGMTFISVGHRHSLVKFHSLVLKLCGEGRWELTRIKVE, from the exons ATGGCCAGCAAGCTGATCATCTCCCCCTTCACGCTCGTCTACTACACCTATCAGTGCTTCCAAAG CACAGGCTGGCTAGGGCCTGTGAGCATCTTCGGGTATTTCATCCTGGGAACCATAGTGAACAAGATATTGATGGGGCCCATTGTGGTGAAGCTGGTGCAGCAGGAGAAGCTGGAGGGGGATTTCAG GTTCAAGCACATGCAGATCCGGGTGAATGCCGAGCCTGCTGCTTTCTTCAG AGCTGGGCATGTGGAGCATATGAGGACAAACCGCAGGCTGCAGACACTCCTTCAGACCCAGAGGGAGCTGATGTCCAAGGAGCTCTGGCTGTACA TTGGTGTCAACACGTTTGACTATCTGGGCAGCATCTTAAGTTATGTTGTGATCGCCATCCCCATTTTCAGTGGCGTCTACGGAGACCTGAGCCCCACAGAGCTCAGCACCCTGGTCAGCAAG AATGCCTTTGTGTGCATTTACCTCATCAGCTGCTTCACCCGACTCATCGACCTCTCCACCACGCTCTCGGACGTGGCTGGTTACACACACAG GATCGGGGAGCTTCAGGAGACCTTGCTGGACATGTCCCTGAAGTCACAGGATGGTGAGCTCGTGGACGAGAGCGAGTGGGACTTGGACAG GGCCCCGGGATGGCCAGCAGCAGAGCCAACAGACACAGCTTTTCTCCTTGAGCGGGTCTTCATCTCTGCCCCCTCCTCTAACAAGCCCTTAATCAAGGACCTGAGCCTGAAGATCTCTGAGGGGCAGAGCCTGCTCATCACAGGCAACACAGGCACCGGCAAGACCTCCTTGCTCCGGGTTCTGGGCGGCCTCTGGGCGAGTACACGGG GCTCAGTGCAGATGCTGACCGACTTTGGACCCCATGGGGTGTTGTTCCTGCCACAAAAGCCATTCTTCACTGACGGGACCCTTCGGGAGCAG GTGATATATCCCCTGAAGGAGATCTACCCGGACTCAG GTTCTACTGATGACGAGAGGATCATGAGGTTCTTGGAGTTGGCAGGCCTG TCCAGCTTGGTGGCCAGGACAGAGGGTCTGGACCAGCAGGTTGATTGGAACTG GTATGATGTTCTGTCCCCAGGGGAGATGCAGAGGCTCTCCTTTGCCCGGCTCTTCTACCTGCAGCCGAAGTACGCAG TGCTTGATGAAGCCACCAGTGCCCTGACCGAGGAGGTGGAGAGTGAACTCTACCGCATCGGCCAGCAGCTGGGCATGACATTCATCAGCGTGGGACATCGGCACAGCCTTGTAAAG TTTCACTCCTTGGTTCTGAAACTCTGTGGAGAAGGAAGGTGGGAACTGACCAGAATCAAAGTGGAGTGA
- the ABCD4 gene encoding lysosomal cobalamin transporter ABCD4 isoform X5, whose translation MLKSFDQFICNLLYVSWRKDLTEHLHHLYFRGRVYYTLNVLRDDVDNPDQRISQDVERFCRQLSSMASKLIISPFTLVYYTYQCFQSTGWLGPVSIFGYFILGTIVNKILMGPIVVKLVQQEKLEGDFRFKHMQIRVNAEPAAFFRAGHVEHMRTNRRLQTLLQTQRELMSKELWLYIGVNTFDYLGSILSYVVIAIPIFSGVYGDLSPTELSTLVSKNAFVCIYLISCFTRLIDLSTTLSDVAGYTHRTSSGFHFLPRIGELQETLLDMSLKSQDGELVDESEWDLDRAPGWPAAEPTDTAFLLERVFISAPSSNKPLIKDLSLKISEGQSLLITGNTGTGKTSLLRVLGGLWASTRGSVQMLTDFGPHGVLFLPQKPFFTDGTLREQVIYPLKEIYPDSGSTDDERIMRFLELAGLSSLVARTEGLDQQVDWNWYDVLSPGEMQRLSFARLFYLQPKYAVLDEATSALTEEVESELYRIGQQLGMTFISVGHRHSLVKFHSLVLKLCGEGRWELTRIKVE comes from the exons ATG CTGAAGAGCTTCGACCAGTTCATCTGCAACCTGCTGTATGTGAGCTGGAGGAAGGACCTCACCGAGCACCTCCACCACCTCTACTTCCGGGGCCGCGTGTACTACACCCTCAACGTGCTGCGGGATGACGTCGATAACCC GGACCAGCGCATCAGCCAGGACGTGGAGCGGTTCTGCCGGCAGCTCAGCAGCATGGCCAGCAAGCTGATCATCTCCCCCTTCACGCTCGTCTACTACACCTATCAGTGCTTCCAAAG CACAGGCTGGCTAGGGCCTGTGAGCATCTTCGGGTATTTCATCCTGGGAACCATAGTGAACAAGATATTGATGGGGCCCATTGTGGTGAAGCTGGTGCAGCAGGAGAAGCTGGAGGGGGATTTCAG GTTCAAGCACATGCAGATCCGGGTGAATGCCGAGCCTGCTGCTTTCTTCAG AGCTGGGCATGTGGAGCATATGAGGACAAACCGCAGGCTGCAGACACTCCTTCAGACCCAGAGGGAGCTGATGTCCAAGGAGCTCTGGCTGTACA TTGGTGTCAACACGTTTGACTATCTGGGCAGCATCTTAAGTTATGTTGTGATCGCCATCCCCATTTTCAGTGGCGTCTACGGAGACCTGAGCCCCACAGAGCTCAGCACCCTGGTCAGCAAG AATGCCTTTGTGTGCATTTACCTCATCAGCTGCTTCACCCGACTCATCGACCTCTCCACCACGCTCTCGGACGTGGCTGGTTACACACACAG AACCTCCTCAGGTTTTCACTTCTTGCCCAGGATCGGGGAGCTTCAGGAGACCTTGCTGGACATGTCCCTGAAGTCACAGGATGGTGAGCTCGTGGACGAGAGCGAGTGGGACTTGGACAG GGCCCCGGGATGGCCAGCAGCAGAGCCAACAGACACAGCTTTTCTCCTTGAGCGGGTCTTCATCTCTGCCCCCTCCTCTAACAAGCCCTTAATCAAGGACCTGAGCCTGAAGATCTCTGAGGGGCAGAGCCTGCTCATCACAGGCAACACAGGCACCGGCAAGACCTCCTTGCTCCGGGTTCTGGGCGGCCTCTGGGCGAGTACACGGG GCTCAGTGCAGATGCTGACCGACTTTGGACCCCATGGGGTGTTGTTCCTGCCACAAAAGCCATTCTTCACTGACGGGACCCTTCGGGAGCAG GTGATATATCCCCTGAAGGAGATCTACCCGGACTCAG GTTCTACTGATGACGAGAGGATCATGAGGTTCTTGGAGTTGGCAGGCCTG TCCAGCTTGGTGGCCAGGACAGAGGGTCTGGACCAGCAGGTTGATTGGAACTG GTATGATGTTCTGTCCCCAGGGGAGATGCAGAGGCTCTCCTTTGCCCGGCTCTTCTACCTGCAGCCGAAGTACGCAG TGCTTGATGAAGCCACCAGTGCCCTGACCGAGGAGGTGGAGAGTGAACTCTACCGCATCGGCCAGCAGCTGGGCATGACATTCATCAGCGTGGGACATCGGCACAGCCTTGTAAAG TTTCACTCCTTGGTTCTGAAACTCTGTGGAGAAGGAAGGTGGGAACTGACCAGAATCAAAGTGGAGTGA
- the ABCD4 gene encoding lysosomal cobalamin transporter ABCD4 isoform X7 has protein sequence MPSLLLSSVGVNTFDYLGSILSYVVIAIPIFSGVYGDLSPTELSTLVSKNAFVCIYLISCFTRLIDLSTTLSDVAGYTHRIGELQETLLDMSLKSQDGELVDESEWDLDRAPGWPAAEPTDTAFLLERVFISAPSSNKPLIKDLSLKISEGQSLLITGNTGTGKTSLLRVLGGLWASTRGSVQMLTDFGPHGVLFLPQKPFFTDGTLREQVIYPLKEIYPDSGSTDDERIMRFLELAGLSSLVARTEGLDQQVDWNWYDVLSPGEMQRLSFARLFYLQPKYAVLDEATSALTEEVESELYRIGQQLGMTFISVGHRHSLVKFHSLVLKLCGEGRWELTRIKVE, from the exons ATGCCGAGCCTGCTGCTTTCTTCAG TTGGTGTCAACACGTTTGACTATCTGGGCAGCATCTTAAGTTATGTTGTGATCGCCATCCCCATTTTCAGTGGCGTCTACGGAGACCTGAGCCCCACAGAGCTCAGCACCCTGGTCAGCAAG AATGCCTTTGTGTGCATTTACCTCATCAGCTGCTTCACCCGACTCATCGACCTCTCCACCACGCTCTCGGACGTGGCTGGTTACACACACAG GATCGGGGAGCTTCAGGAGACCTTGCTGGACATGTCCCTGAAGTCACAGGATGGTGAGCTCGTGGACGAGAGCGAGTGGGACTTGGACAG GGCCCCGGGATGGCCAGCAGCAGAGCCAACAGACACAGCTTTTCTCCTTGAGCGGGTCTTCATCTCTGCCCCCTCCTCTAACAAGCCCTTAATCAAGGACCTGAGCCTGAAGATCTCTGAGGGGCAGAGCCTGCTCATCACAGGCAACACAGGCACCGGCAAGACCTCCTTGCTCCGGGTTCTGGGCGGCCTCTGGGCGAGTACACGGG GCTCAGTGCAGATGCTGACCGACTTTGGACCCCATGGGGTGTTGTTCCTGCCACAAAAGCCATTCTTCACTGACGGGACCCTTCGGGAGCAG GTGATATATCCCCTGAAGGAGATCTACCCGGACTCAG GTTCTACTGATGACGAGAGGATCATGAGGTTCTTGGAGTTGGCAGGCCTG TCCAGCTTGGTGGCCAGGACAGAGGGTCTGGACCAGCAGGTTGATTGGAACTG GTATGATGTTCTGTCCCCAGGGGAGATGCAGAGGCTCTCCTTTGCCCGGCTCTTCTACCTGCAGCCGAAGTACGCAG TGCTTGATGAAGCCACCAGTGCCCTGACCGAGGAGGTGGAGAGTGAACTCTACCGCATCGGCCAGCAGCTGGGCATGACATTCATCAGCGTGGGACATCGGCACAGCCTTGTAAAG TTTCACTCCTTGGTTCTGAAACTCTGTGGAGAAGGAAGGTGGGAACTGACCAGAATCAAAGTGGAGTGA
- the ABCD4 gene encoding lysosomal cobalamin transporter ABCD4 isoform X3, whose translation MLKSFDQFICNLLYVSWRKDLTEHLHHLYFRGRVYYTLNVLRDDVDNPDQRISQDVERFCRQLSSMASKLIISPFTLVYYTYQCFQSTGWLGPVSIFGYFILGTIVNKILMGPIVVKLVQQEKLEGDFRFKHMQIRVNAEPAAFFRAGHVEHMRTNRRLQTLLQTQRELMSKELWLYIGVNTFDYLGSILSYVVIAIPIFSGVYGDLSPTELSTLVSKNAFVCIYLISCFTRLIDLSTTLSDVAGYTHRIGELQETLLDMSLKSQDGELVDESEWDLDRAPGWPAAEPTDTAFLLERVFISAPSSNKPLIKDLSLKISEGQSLLITGNTGTGKTSLLRVLGGLWASTRGSVQMLTDFGPHGVLFLPQKPFFTDGTLREQVIYPLKEIYPDSGSTDDERIMRFLELAGLSSLVARTEGLDQQVDWNWYDVLSPGEMQRLSFARLFYLQPKYAVLDEATSALTEEVESELYRIGQQLGMTFISVGHRHSLVKFHSLVLKLCGEGRWELTRIKVE comes from the exons ATG CTGAAGAGCTTCGACCAGTTCATCTGCAACCTGCTGTATGTGAGCTGGAGGAAGGACCTCACCGAGCACCTCCACCACCTCTACTTCCGGGGCCGCGTGTACTACACCCTCAACGTGCTGCGGGATGACGTCGATAACCC GGACCAGCGCATCAGCCAGGACGTGGAGCGGTTCTGCCGGCAGCTCAGCAGCATGGCCAGCAAGCTGATCATCTCCCCCTTCACGCTCGTCTACTACACCTATCAGTGCTTCCAAAG CACAGGCTGGCTAGGGCCTGTGAGCATCTTCGGGTATTTCATCCTGGGAACCATAGTGAACAAGATATTGATGGGGCCCATTGTGGTGAAGCTGGTGCAGCAGGAGAAGCTGGAGGGGGATTTCAG GTTCAAGCACATGCAGATCCGGGTGAATGCCGAGCCTGCTGCTTTCTTCAG AGCTGGGCATGTGGAGCATATGAGGACAAACCGCAGGCTGCAGACACTCCTTCAGACCCAGAGGGAGCTGATGTCCAAGGAGCTCTGGCTGTACA TTGGTGTCAACACGTTTGACTATCTGGGCAGCATCTTAAGTTATGTTGTGATCGCCATCCCCATTTTCAGTGGCGTCTACGGAGACCTGAGCCCCACAGAGCTCAGCACCCTGGTCAGCAAG AATGCCTTTGTGTGCATTTACCTCATCAGCTGCTTCACCCGACTCATCGACCTCTCCACCACGCTCTCGGACGTGGCTGGTTACACACACAG GATCGGGGAGCTTCAGGAGACCTTGCTGGACATGTCCCTGAAGTCACAGGATGGTGAGCTCGTGGACGAGAGCGAGTGGGACTTGGACAG GGCCCCGGGATGGCCAGCAGCAGAGCCAACAGACACAGCTTTTCTCCTTGAGCGGGTCTTCATCTCTGCCCCCTCCTCTAACAAGCCCTTAATCAAGGACCTGAGCCTGAAGATCTCTGAGGGGCAGAGCCTGCTCATCACAGGCAACACAGGCACCGGCAAGACCTCCTTGCTCCGGGTTCTGGGCGGCCTCTGGGCGAGTACACGGG GCTCAGTGCAGATGCTGACCGACTTTGGACCCCATGGGGTGTTGTTCCTGCCACAAAAGCCATTCTTCACTGACGGGACCCTTCGGGAGCAG GTGATATATCCCCTGAAGGAGATCTACCCGGACTCAG GTTCTACTGATGACGAGAGGATCATGAGGTTCTTGGAGTTGGCAGGCCTG TCCAGCTTGGTGGCCAGGACAGAGGGTCTGGACCAGCAGGTTGATTGGAACTG GTATGATGTTCTGTCCCCAGGGGAGATGCAGAGGCTCTCCTTTGCCCGGCTCTTCTACCTGCAGCCGAAGTACGCAG TGCTTGATGAAGCCACCAGTGCCCTGACCGAGGAGGTGGAGAGTGAACTCTACCGCATCGGCCAGCAGCTGGGCATGACATTCATCAGCGTGGGACATCGGCACAGCCTTGTAAAG TTTCACTCCTTGGTTCTGAAACTCTGTGGAGAAGGAAGGTGGGAACTGACCAGAATCAAAGTGGAGTGA
- the ABCD4 gene encoding lysosomal cobalamin transporter ABCD4 isoform X1, whose translation MAVPGPAPRAGARPKLDLQFLQRFLQIQKVLFPFWSSQNALMFLTLLCVALLEQLVIYQVGLIPSQYYGVLGNKDLDGFKTLTFLAVVLIVLNSMLKSFDQFICNLLYVSWRKDLTEHLHHLYFRGRVYYTLNVLRDDVDNPDQRISQDVERFCRQLSSMASKLIISPFTLVYYTYQCFQSTGWLGPVSIFGYFILGTIVNKILMGPIVVKLVQQEKLEGDFRFKHMQIRVNAEPAAFFRAGHVEHMRTNRRLQTLLQTQRELMSKELWLYIGVNTFDYLGSILSYVVIAIPIFSGVYGDLSPTELSTLVSKNAFVCIYLISCFTRLIDLSTTLSDVAGYTHRTSSGFHFLPRIGELQETLLDMSLKSQDGELVDESEWDLDRAPGWPAAEPTDTAFLLERVFISAPSSNKPLIKDLSLKISEGQSLLITGNTGTGKTSLLRVLGGLWASTRGSVQMLTDFGPHGVLFLPQKPFFTDGTLREQVIYPLKEIYPDSGSTDDERIMRFLELAGLSSLVARTEGLDQQVDWNWYDVLSPGEMQRLSFARLFYLQPKYAVLDEATSALTEEVESELYRIGQQLGMTFISVGHRHSLVKFHSLVLKLCGEGRWELTRIKVE comes from the exons ATGGCGGTCCCAGGGCCCGCGCCCCGTGCAGGCGCCAG GCCCAAGTTAGATCTGCAATTTCTCCAGCGGTTCCTACAGATACAGAAGGTTTTGTTTCCCTTTTGGTCATCACAGAATGCCTTGATGTTCCTGACCCTTCTGTGTGTGGCCCTACTGG aACAACTGGTGATCTACCAGGTTGGCTTGATCCCCAGTCAGTACTACGGCGTCCTGGGAAATAAAGACTTGGATGGGTTTAAGACCTTGACATTCCTGGCTGTTGTGCTCATCGTTCTCAACTCCATG CTGAAGAGCTTCGACCAGTTCATCTGCAACCTGCTGTATGTGAGCTGGAGGAAGGACCTCACCGAGCACCTCCACCACCTCTACTTCCGGGGCCGCGTGTACTACACCCTCAACGTGCTGCGGGATGACGTCGATAACCC GGACCAGCGCATCAGCCAGGACGTGGAGCGGTTCTGCCGGCAGCTCAGCAGCATGGCCAGCAAGCTGATCATCTCCCCCTTCACGCTCGTCTACTACACCTATCAGTGCTTCCAAAG CACAGGCTGGCTAGGGCCTGTGAGCATCTTCGGGTATTTCATCCTGGGAACCATAGTGAACAAGATATTGATGGGGCCCATTGTGGTGAAGCTGGTGCAGCAGGAGAAGCTGGAGGGGGATTTCAG GTTCAAGCACATGCAGATCCGGGTGAATGCCGAGCCTGCTGCTTTCTTCAG AGCTGGGCATGTGGAGCATATGAGGACAAACCGCAGGCTGCAGACACTCCTTCAGACCCAGAGGGAGCTGATGTCCAAGGAGCTCTGGCTGTACA TTGGTGTCAACACGTTTGACTATCTGGGCAGCATCTTAAGTTATGTTGTGATCGCCATCCCCATTTTCAGTGGCGTCTACGGAGACCTGAGCCCCACAGAGCTCAGCACCCTGGTCAGCAAG AATGCCTTTGTGTGCATTTACCTCATCAGCTGCTTCACCCGACTCATCGACCTCTCCACCACGCTCTCGGACGTGGCTGGTTACACACACAG AACCTCCTCAGGTTTTCACTTCTTGCCCAGGATCGGGGAGCTTCAGGAGACCTTGCTGGACATGTCCCTGAAGTCACAGGATGGTGAGCTCGTGGACGAGAGCGAGTGGGACTTGGACAG GGCCCCGGGATGGCCAGCAGCAGAGCCAACAGACACAGCTTTTCTCCTTGAGCGGGTCTTCATCTCTGCCCCCTCCTCTAACAAGCCCTTAATCAAGGACCTGAGCCTGAAGATCTCTGAGGGGCAGAGCCTGCTCATCACAGGCAACACAGGCACCGGCAAGACCTCCTTGCTCCGGGTTCTGGGCGGCCTCTGGGCGAGTACACGGG GCTCAGTGCAGATGCTGACCGACTTTGGACCCCATGGGGTGTTGTTCCTGCCACAAAAGCCATTCTTCACTGACGGGACCCTTCGGGAGCAG GTGATATATCCCCTGAAGGAGATCTACCCGGACTCAG GTTCTACTGATGACGAGAGGATCATGAGGTTCTTGGAGTTGGCAGGCCTG TCCAGCTTGGTGGCCAGGACAGAGGGTCTGGACCAGCAGGTTGATTGGAACTG GTATGATGTTCTGTCCCCAGGGGAGATGCAGAGGCTCTCCTTTGCCCGGCTCTTCTACCTGCAGCCGAAGTACGCAG TGCTTGATGAAGCCACCAGTGCCCTGACCGAGGAGGTGGAGAGTGAACTCTACCGCATCGGCCAGCAGCTGGGCATGACATTCATCAGCGTGGGACATCGGCACAGCCTTGTAAAG TTTCACTCCTTGGTTCTGAAACTCTGTGGAGAAGGAAGGTGGGAACTGACCAGAATCAAAGTGGAGTGA